The Ralstonia pickettii DTP0602 genome segment CGGCGGGGAGGAACACGCGCAGCAGCTCGGCGATGTCGTCCAGCGTCAGCACCAGCCGCGTTTCGCCGCCGGTGGCGTCGAACTCGGCCAGCTTCTTGCGCAACAGCGCGAGCGTCAGGCTTACCGGGAACGACAGCTGGCGCCGCGCGATCAACCGCGGCGGGCGCTCGGCGCTGTCGTCGTCGCTGTCAGGCTGCGAGCGCAGGAAGGCGTAGCCCTCGGCGTCATCCAGTACGAGCTCCAGGCCGAGCACGGCGACATAGTCGCGCACCGTCGGCTGCAGGTTGAGCAGCGCATGCCACAGGTTGGCATCGGCGTCGCGGTAGAGCACGCCCTTGAGCAGCGGGATCACCAGCGCGGACAGGGCCAGCGCCACCGGCGCGACTGCGCCAGTGGCGGCTGGTGCCGCGTCATCGAAAATGTCGTCTTGCGCCATGCTTATCTGACAAAAATCACCCGGGGCATCCGGGCCTGTCTCACCAGCGTGCCGGCATCCGGCGTCGGCACTATCCACGAGACGGAGTCGGTGGCGCTTTCATCGACCACGGTGCGGAAGGTATCGCCCGCGAGTTGCAGGTAGGCGACCAGTTCGGCCAGACCGTGCTGCAGCGGGCGCATGTCGCACAACTCCTGCAGCGTGACCTGGGCGCGGCCTTGCAGAGCCTGCCGCACATGCGCGGCAAGTTCGGCCTTGTCGATGACAACCTGCGAGAACAGCGCTTCTGCATCGACCTCGGCCTCGCCGGCTTCGATGTCGGCCTCGGTAATGCGCGGTTTGGCCGATGGCGTGAACAGGGGCCGCTCCATCGGCAATTCGATGTCGGCCGCGGTGTCATCCACTGCCATCACGTAGCCTGTGGGCGGCGTGTCGCGCACGGCCAGTGCCCTGGCCTCGATGCCGCGCAGGATATCCATGATGCGGCGGTTCTCCAGCCATGCTTTGTCGTCGAGAAAACGGCGTAGTTGCTGCGATAGCTGGGCTACGGTGCGCTGCGTATGCTCGCCGGCCTCCAGCCAGTCGTAGTGCACGCGGCGCAGGCGAGCATCGGGGTTGAGTTCCGAGACCGGGCGCAGCGCCAGCACATGTTCCAGCAGCGCGGAAAGCTCTTCCTGCCGACTGCTGCTCATCAGGAAGTCCCAGAACGCGCGGAAGCTGCGGCCCTGGTCCGAGTCTGCGATGGCGTCGCGCTCGCCCATGATCTCTTCGAGCAATGCGCCCTTGGAGCCCTCCCACAGCGCAATCCGCTCGCGCACACGCCGGTCCAGCGCGCGGAAGTTGTCCTCGACCTCGCGGAAATCCGTCAGCAGCTCGCGCGCCAGCGCGACGAACTGCTGGAAGCGGTCCTTCAGCGCGGTGTCGTCCAGCAGCGACAGGTCGCCCGCGGCCACGCGTGCGATCTCAGCGTCGATCTCGTCGCGCCGTTGCTGCAGTTCGGCCATGCGCACGCGCGGGTCAGTCTGCGTGCCGTCGTGCATCTGTTTGAGCAAGTCGAACAGCGTCAGCAGGCGCGATTCGGTGCCAACGAAACTGCGCCCGGCCAGCGTGCCGAGCCAGGCAATGGCCTTCTCGGTAGCCGGCGTCAGGTCGAACTGGGGTTCATCGGACCCCTGGCGATAAAACTTGCGCAACCAGCCCTTCTCGTTGGCGGCCCAGTCGTTCAGGTAGTCGAGTGCGGATCGGGGAAACGCGTCCTGCCCGAGCCGTTCGCGCAAGGCGAAGAGCTCGTCTTCCAGCGCCTCGGCCAGATCGGACTGGCCCGCTGAACGTTGGTTGGGTTGGACAAAGACACGATGGAGGAAAGCGGCGACCAGGCTCGCATGGTCGGAGCGCAGCAAGCGCCAGGCAGGATGGACCTGGCGCAGGCGCTCGAGGGTTTCGAAGTCGAGGCTCACTTGGAAAAGGCCGGCGTGTGCAAGCCGCGCGGCGGGCGCGACGGATGCCAGATTGTACGCCAGGGGTGATTGCGACAAGTGATGCATCGGCAGCATTGTGGGTGACTCAACAAGAAGGCAGGCTGAGCGAATCAACTCGACCTGAACTGCCACCGCCCCCGCCAAGCTCCCCGCTTGCGTCTGCAACGCCGCCGCAGCCGCCGTCGACTGCTCCACACCAGCGCCGCGTTCTGCTGCACCATCGAATCGAGCTGGCTGACCGATTTATTCATGTAGTGAATAATGTGCGTCTATTTCATCGTCGCGTGAGTGATGTTGGGAATAATCTAGGTCACCTTCGAGACGTTGCTGACGATCTCGTTCATGGTGTCGCCGGCGCGCCGGACCTGGCCGGAGCCGGAAGTCACACTGCCCACCGTGGTTTCAATCAGCGTCTTGATCTCCTTGGCCGCCTGCGCGCTACGCTGGGCCAGCGCGCGCACTTCACCTGCCACCACCGTAAAGCCGCGGCCCTGGTCGCCGGCACGGGCCGCTTCCACCGCGGCGTTGAGCGCCAGGATATTGGTCTGGAAGGCGCTGCCCTCGATCACGCCGATGATGTCGGAGACCTTGACCGAGGCGTTTTCGATCTGGCCCATGGTGGCGATGACTTCTCCGATCACCACGCCGCCGTCAGCCGCCACGCGCGAGGCAGCGGTGACGGATTCGTTGGCGTGTTGCGCGGAGTTCGCGGACTGGCTGACGGTGGCGGTGATCTCTTCCATCGAGGCCGCGGTCTGCTCGAGGCTGGCGGCGGCGGATTCGGTGCGGCGCGACAGGTCAATATTGCCGGCGGCGATCTCGTCGGAGGCGGCGCGCACGGATTCGCTGGCGTCGCGGATCTGGCGCATGATGGTGCAGAGCTTGTCGGCAAAGGTGTTGAAGGCGCGCGCGATCTGCGCGACCTCGTCGTTGCCGTCGGCGGGCAGGCGCTGGGTCAGGTCGCCGTCGCCGGAGCCGATCGCGTCCATGGCGTCGCGCACGGTGGACAGTCCACGCAGCGACATGGTCGCCACGCCCCACACCACGATGGCGGCGATGCCGCCGATCAGCACCAGTGCGATCACCGACGCGATCAGCACCGAGCGCATGCCGGCAGTGGCTTCAGCCTTGTCGAGCGCGACGATCACCATCCAGTCGGTGCCGGGAATGGCGCGGGCGCCGAGCAGCTTGGCGCTGCCGCCCACGTCGACTTCCATCGGGGTCCTGGCGTCGATCAGTGCGCCCAGCTTGTCGGCGCTCAGCGCCGGCACGAGTTCGGTGACGGGCTTGAGCGTGAGCTTGTCGTCGGTATGCGCGACGATCTCGCCGGACTTTGCCACCAGCATGCCGAAGCTGGCCGGCGTCGGGCGGATCGCCTTGACGTTGGCGACCACGGTATCCATCGCCACGTCGCCGGACACCACGGCCTTGACGCCGCCGTCGCGCACCACGGGCACGGAGAAGGCGACCACCAGCTTGCCGCTGCCGGCATCGACATAGGGCGGCGTGACCACCGGCTTGCCGGCGGCGGCGGCCTGCCTGTACCAGGGGCGGCCGGTGGGGTCATAGCGGGGCGGAAATGCCTTCCGGCTTGGAGAACTTCGCGGTCTTGTCGGCATAGCCGACGTGGATGTTGGTGAAGCGGCCGGCGTCGGCTACCTGCCTGAGCGCAGCGTCGGGTTCGGGCTGCAGCACGGATTCCTGCAGCGACTGGATCATCTGGCTGTGCGAGGCGACCCATTCGACGATGGCGCTGGTATGCCCGCTCTGCACCGCGGCCAGGCTGCTGTCGATGGCGTCCTCGTTGTAGCGGTTGGCAACTAACTGGTTCAGTACCGTATTGATGGCGAGCGCGGCCACGACAATGGCCACGCACAGGGCCACGATCCGCGCACGGATGGTAGTGAACATCGGGGAGATCCTTCGTAGGGAATCGTTGGGGACGTGTGTTTGTGGGATTTCCACTCCGCTGTATACGGAGCGGCCGCGGCCGACTTGAGGCGGTACAGCAAATTCCTGTAGATTGCGTTCGAGTTGACGACACAACCCGTCAGGTTGGTGCGCGATCGTGCGCTTTTCGTTATTGGAACGATCGGATCTGAACTGCTGTTCGTAACACGAACCAGGGTCTGCGCTTGCAGCAATCCGGTTCAGGGTGCGGCGCAATGCGAACCGGATTGCGATGCAGCGGGGACAACGCCCGGAGTCAGGTAAATGAAGGTACGACGCGCGGCCGCCTATGCAGCAGAGCCACTATCGCATTGCGTCGGTACGGCCCGCGCCGCACGCTATGCAGTCGCAAACGCTGGCTGATCAGTCATGCAGACAAGCAGTCGACGTTTTCACAACGTATTACAAAGACTTACAGCGGTTATGCAAACTGCAACATATTCTGCGGTCACCCACAAACAAAATGCGGAGAGATTACCTTGTCAGCCTTTTCATTGACTTCTGCGCCACTGCGCGTCCTTGCCCTGAGCGGCGTGCTGGCGCTGGCCGCCTGTGGCGGCGGTGGCGGCGATGATTCCGGTGGTGGCGGCGGCCAGGGAACGCTGAAGGTCTCGATGACCGATGCGCCCGCCTGCGGCTTCAACAATGTCTTTGTCACGGTCAACAAGGTGCGCGTGCACACCAGCGCCAACGCCGAAGCCAGCGCCGGCGGCTGGGTCGATATCGACGTGGTGCCCGCGCGCAAGATCGACCTGCTGTCGCTGACCAACGGCGTGCTGACCACGCTGGGCCAGACCGTGCTGCCCGCCGGCGATTACCAGCAGGTGCGCCTGGTGCTCGATGCCAACCGCGGGGGCGGTTCTGGTGCGCTGGCCAACTCGGTGGTGCCCACGGGCGGCACCGAGCAGCCGCTCGATACGCCGAGCGCGGTGCAGTCCGGCATCAAGATCAACCGGTCGTTCACCGTGTCGCGGGGCACGCTGACGGACCTGGTGCTGGATTTCGACGCGTGCAAGTCGGTGGTCCAGCGCGGTAATGGCACCTACGGCCTGAAGCCGGTGGTGACCGCAATCCCGAAGGTTGTCAGCGGCGCGGTGACCGGTGTGGTCGGTTCGGCCCCGGGCGCGCGCGTCTATGCCGAGCGCAATGGCGTGGTGGTGAAGGCGACCGTGGCGGACGCCAACGGCAACTTCACGCTGTCGCCGATCGAGCAGAGCAGCACTGCCGGCACGGTCGACGTGGTGGTGGTGCCGGGCGCTGCCAATGGCCGCGGCACGGGCATCGTGCGCAGCGTGCCGGTGGTGGCGGAAAGCAGCACCGCGATCTCGACCGCGGCCGCGCCGATGACGCTGCCGACCTCGGCGTATCGCCGGGTCTCGGGCACGGTCACGCCGGCCACGGCTGAAGCCACGCTGCGCGCGCTGCAGCTGGTCAGCGGCGGCACCTTCGAGATCGCGGCGACGGCTGCCGCGACCGATACCGGCGCCTACAGCCTGTTTGCGACCGAACCGGCCCTGCCGGTGGCCGCGCCAATGATCGGCACCTACCAGGCGTCGCTGCCGATCCCGCTGTCGCCGGATGGCGCGGCTGCGGGCAAGTACGGCGTGCAGGCCACCAGTGCCGGCGGTGCGGTGGTGGTGCAGCAGGTTGACGTGAATATCACAGACGTGATCCAGAACTTCTCGTTCTGAGCGTCCTGACCTGACGCTGAAGCAGCCGGAAGCGGGCGCAAGCCTGCTTCCGGTTTTTTTTCTGGCGTTCCGGCATGCGCGGTCCTGCGGCGCCATTCCTGCTTTCCCCGCTTGCCCTGGTTTCCCGCTAGACTGCCAGTCTCGCGTTTCGGGAAATCGCGCCATGGCAGCACGCACCGCGGCAAAGTCCGCATCCCCGCCTGCAGCAAAGTCCGAGGCCACGTCCACGCCCAAGTCCCGTAAAGCAGGCGCGCCCGCTGACCTGGTGCGCGTCGGTATCGGCGGCTGGAATTTCGCGCCGTGGCGCGACAACTTCTATCCGGCCAAACTGCCGCAGTCGCGCGAGCTGGAATACGCCACCCGCCACCTCAGCGCGATCGAGATTAACAGCACTTACCACGGCACGCAGAAGCGCACGTCGTTCGCCAAATGGCGCGATGAAGCGCCGGACGATTTCGTGTTCGCGGTGAAGGCCTCGCGCTTTGCCACCAACCGGCGCGTGCTGGCCGAGTCGGGCGAATCGATCGAACGCTTTATCGACAGCGGCATTGCCGAACTGGGCAGCAAGCTGGGCCCGGTGGTATGGCAGTTCGCGCCGACCAAGCAGTTCGATGCGGAGGACTTCGAGGCCTTCCTGCAGTTGCTGCCCGCCTCCGCTGAAGGCGTGAAGCTGCGCCATGTGCTGGAAGTCCGGCACGAGAGCTTCATGTCGCCCGATTACCTGAAGCTCGCGCGCGAGTACAAGGCCGCCACGGTCTTTACCGATTCACCGAAGTTTCCATCGATGGCAGACCTGACCGCCGACTTCGTCTATGCACGCCTGATGGCCAGCAGCGAGAAGCTGCAGACCGGCTACGCGCCCGAGGCGCTCGATGCGTGGGCGGAACGCACGCGCGCGTGGGCGCAGGGCGGGCAGCCGGACGACCTGCCGGCGGTGGAAGACCGCAAGCCCGCGGCGCGCAAGCGCGAGGTCTTTGTCTTCTTTATCAACGGCGCCAAGGAGCGCGCGCCGGCCGCGGCGCAGTCGTTGCTGGCACGGCTTGGCTGGACGCCGCCGGCCGATCGTTGACCACGGATCGCTATAATCGCGCATGAACACGACCCCCGCCCAGCCGCAAGCCGGCACCGATTTTTCCACCCTGCCGCTGTCGCCCACCATGCTCGCCACGCTGGCGCAGCTCGGCTATGACGAAATGACGCCGATCCAGGCGGCCAGCCTGCCGATCACTTTGGCGGGCCAGGACCTGGTGGCGCAGGCCAAGACCGGCAGCGGCAAGACCGCCGCCTTCGGGCTGGCGCTGCTGCACCGGCTCGATGCGCGCCGCTTCGACGTGCAGGCGATGGTGCTGTGCCCCACGCGCGAGCTGGCCGACCAGGTGACACAGGAAATCCGCCGCCTGGCGCGCGCCGAAGAGAACATCAAGGTGCTGACCCTGTGCGGCGGCGCGCCGATGCGGCCGCAGGTCGACAGCCTGATCCACGGCGCGCATATCGTGGTGGGCACGCCCGGACGCATCCTGGATCACATCGACCGCGGCAGCCTCGACCTGGCCGGCATCAACACGCTGGTGCTGGACGAGGCCGATCGCATGCTCGACATGGGCTTCTTCGACGACATCGCCTATGTGGCCAGCCGCTGCCCGAAGGAGCGGCAGACGATGCTGTTCTCCGCCACCTACCCGCCCGGCATCGACAAGCTCAGCCACCGCTTCCTGCGCAAGCCGCAGTCCATCAAGCTGGAAGCGACGCACGACAACACCACCATCCGCCAGCGCTTCTATGAAGTGGAGGAAGGCGAGCGCCTGAACGCGGTGGGGCGCCTGCTGGACCACTTCCGGCCAGTCAGCACGCTGGCATTCTGCAACACCAAGGCACGTTGCCGCGAGCTGGTGGAACTGCTGCGCGCACAGGGCTACCATGCACTGGCGCTGCACGGCGAGCTGGAGCAGCGCGAACGCGATCAGGTGCTGGTGCAGTTTGCCAACCGCAGCTGCTCGGTGCTGGTGGCGACCGACGTGGCCGCACGCGGGCTCGATATCGCGCAGCTGGAAGCGGTGATCAATGTCGAGATCACGCCCGACCCCGAAGTGCACGTTCACCGCATCGGCCGCACCGGCCGCGCCGATCAGGAAGGCTGGGCCTTCAGCCTGGTCAGCATGGACGAGATGGGCCGCGTCGGCAACCTGGAACAGCACCATGGCGGCGAGTTCGAATGGCATGCGCTGGCCGAGCTGAGGGCATCCAGCGGCGAACGCCTGCTGCCGCCGATGGTGACTCTGCAGATGCTGGGCGGCCGCAAGGAGAAGATCCGCCCCGGCGATATCCTCGGCGCGCTGACCGGCGAAGCGGGCTTTACCAAGGAACAGATCGGCAAGATCAATGTGCTGGAGATGTCGACCTATATCGCGGTGGAACGAAGCATCGGGCGCGAGGCGGTGAAGCGGCTCAATGCGGGCAAGGTCAAGGGCAAGAAGGTGAAGGTGCGGATGATGACGGAGTAAGCCGCGGGCGAGACCTTCGCCGCCGGTTTTCTCCGCTCTCCCGCTTGCGGGAGAGGCGCCGGGGGAGAGGGCAGGCGCATGGCAAGCATCGCGCCATCTCACTTCGTTGAGACGCCCGCCCTCTCCCCAACCGAACGGTGCAGGCGCTGGTGCTTGCAGTCTGGGGCGCGGGCCGCTATCGGCTGCTGCGGCAGGGCGCGCGGCGCTGGAACCGCAGCAATGGGTGCGACAGATGCAGATCCTTTGCCTGTCGACGCTGGACGGAGAGAGTGGCGATGGCACGGAGTGATGCACCCGCCGCAGCGGGCCCGTCACAACATTGCTTACAAAGATTCGCGTAAGTCACCCTGTAAGGGTGCGCGTTACTTTGCTACTCTGATTGCATTGGCACGAAGCAGGTACCGCCAGCCGCATCGCATTTTCGACGGAAAAGGAGTTGGTGATGAAAACCGCACGCCAGGTTCTGGAATCCAAGCCGAGTCAGTCCATCTACAGCATCCCGCCGACGGCGACGGTCTATGCCGCGCTGCAGCTGATGGCTGAGAAAGGCATCGGCGCGCTGCTGGTGATCGAGCAAGGCGAGATCAAGGGCATCCTGAGCGAGCGCGATTACGCGCGCAAGGTGATCCTGATGCAACGCACTTCGCGCGAGACGCTGGTGCGCGACATCATGACCACCGCGGTCATCTATGTCAGCGCCAACCAGAGCACCGACGAATGCATGGCGCTGATGACCCAGCACCGGCTGCGCCACCTGCCGGTGATGGAAGGCCGGGAACTGGTCGGGATGCTGTCGATTGGTGACCTGGTGAAGGACATCATCTCGGAGCAGCAGTTCATTATTGAGCAGCTCGAGCATTACATTACGGGCGGCGGGCGCTGAGCTGGCGGTCTGCCCCAGGCTCCTCTCCCGCGTGCGGGAGAGGAGCGCAAACCGGCGGTCGTTGAAGCGACCGCCGCTTACTCCAGCGTGCCGAACTTCACCCCATGCGCCGCCAGGTAGCGCCGGTACGCGCCTGCCAGCTTGTCGGCCGGCTGCGGCACTTCCACGCCGGTGCGCAGCGGCAGCCGTCGCGGCTGCTGCGATTCCACGATCGGCTTGTCCTGCAGGAAGATGGTGTCCTGGAATTCGCGCAGGCTGGTGTCGTCGTCGTCGGTGACCAGCGACATCACGAACCACACCCGGCTTGATTCCTCATCCCCTGGGCAGATAAACAGCGCGATCGCGCTGCGGTGGTTGTCGCCCAGGTCGGGCACCTTGGTCAGGATTGCCGCATAAGGCGCGACAACCCGGTATTCATATTCGACCATCGCTCCGCCGGTGGCGCTGGCGTGCGCGCGCGGCTGCCAGGCGCGGCAGCCGATGCTGCGCAGGGCGTCGGGTTTGCGGGCGTCGCCGATGGCTTCGACTTCGTACGGCGGCACCTCGGTGTGTCCGGGATCGCCCAGGTAGCCGTCATGCACATAGCCGAAGTGGGCCATGTCCAGAAAGTTTTCCACCAGCCGCGGCGCCGAGGTGGCGACGTCGTACGGGCCGCAGACGATGTGGCGGCATTCGGGGTCGTCGTATTCGGGGAACGGCGGCAGTTCGGGCACGGCTTCGGTGCCGTCGCCAGCCAGGCGCACCCATAGCAGGCCATAGCCTTCGCGCACCGGATGGGTGGTGGCGCAGGCGCGTGGCGCGGGCACCAGCCCGGGGTGCGCGGGATAGCGCGTGCAGCGGCCGCCTGACTCGAAGCGCCAGCCGTGATAGCCGCAATGCAGCAGGCCGTCGCGCACCGCGCCCAGCGTGAGCGCGGCGCCGCGGTGCGGGCAGCGGTCGTCCCAGGCGTGCCAGCCATCGGCGTTGCGCCACAACACCAGCGCGCGGCCGAACAGGCGGGCGGCGAAGGGGCCGTCGCCCTGTGCCTGTTCCATGGCCAGCACGGGGTGCCACTGGCCCAGTTCGGGTCCGGCCGCGCTGGTGGCGTGACCTGTTTCTTGTCGTGGGGTCTCGCTCATGGTCGGGATCTTACCTGCGATGCCGGCACGATATTCGTCACGGGCCTATAATTATGCGGTTGCTGAATAGCGGTCACCCGCGACGGCGTCACGCCCCCTCCAAAGCGGTTTCTGGCCCGATATTCCCACGCATTTTGAGTTGATTTCGCCGCACATTGCTGCGGTTTTCTGTCTGCCATGTCTTCACCCTCCTCTGCCGCACTCGCCCAGGCTCCCGTCCACGACCATCGCGCCATCATGCGGGTGATCGGCGGCATCGTGCTGTGCATCCTGCTCGCCGCGCTCGACCAGACCGTGGTGATCCCGGCGGTGCCGGCGATCGCCAATGACCTGAACGGCTTCGGCCACCTGTCGTGGATCGTGACCGCGTACCTGATCGTGTCGACGGTGACCACGCCGCTGTACGGCAAGCTGTCAGACAGCTTCGGGCGGCGGCGGCTGCTGATGGTGGCGATCACGCTGTTTATCGCGGCGTCGGTGGCGTGCGCGATGGCGCAGACGCTGGGGCAACTGATCCTGTTCCGCGCGCTGCAGGGCGTGGGCGGCGGCGGGCTGATGTCGCTGGCGCAGGCGGCCATCGCCGACGTGGTGGCGCCGCGCCAGCGCGGGCGCTACCAGGGCTACCTGGCCACGGTATGGGCCGTGGCGTCGATCGCCGGGCCGCTGGTGGGCGGCTGGGTCTCTGACCATATGTCGTGGCGCTGGCTGTTCTGGGTCAACGTGCCGCTGGGCCTGCTGGCGATGTTCATGTGCTACCGCGGCCTGGCGGCGCTGCAGCCGCGCGGCGGCCGCCCGCGCGTAGACTGGTTGGGTGCGCTGCTGCTGGCGGTGGCCATCGTCGCCTTCCTGCTGGCGATGAGTTGGGGCGGCGACGTCTACGACTGGATCTCGCCGCAACTGGGCGCCCTGCTGTTGGCCGCCGCGGCCGCCGTGGCGCTGCTCGCCTGGCAGGAGCGCCGCGCCGCCGATCCGATGCTGCCGCCGCGGCTGTTCGCCAACCGCGCCTATGTGATGGGCGTCGCCGCCTCGGCCCTGGCCGCGCTCGATATCTTCCTGTGCATCTTTGCGCTGCCGCTGCATTTCCAGCTGGTGCGCGGCGCCGATGCCTCGACCTCGGGGCTGCTGGTGATGCCGTTCCTGCTGGCCACCGTGGCGGGGAATTTCATCGTGGCCTGGCTGGCGCCGCGCGTGGGCCGCATGCGCGGCATCCTGACGGGCGGCTATATCGCTGCCGCGCTGGGACTGATCGGGTTGGCGCTGGTGACCCCCGCGATGCCGCTGGCCGTGGTGCTGGCGGCGATGACGCTGGCCGGCGTGGGCCTGGGCATGACCATGGTGTCGACGCTGATGAGCGTTCAGAACGTGCTCGAGCGCCGCGATACCGGCGCCGGCACCGGCGCGCTGCTGGTACTGCGCTCGCTCGGCAGTGCGATCGGCGGGGCGCTGGCCGGTACGCTGCTGACGCTGGAGTTCCGCCATGCGCTGGCCGCCTCGGGTGTGACGCAGGCGCTGGACCTGGGCGCGCTGCGCCATGGCAGCGAAGCGCTGGCGCACCTCTCGCCGGCGGTGCAGCAGGTGCTGGCCGGTGGCGTGGACTCAGGCTTCCAGCTGATTTTCGCCGCCGGTGCTGCGGCGGCAGTGCTCGCGCTGCTGATCGTGCGCCGCATGCCGGACCTGGAACTGCGCAGCAGCGTCACCGAACACGCCGCCACGCTGGCGATGGACTGATTGGCGTTGGACGGTGGCGCCGGGGCCACCCCGTGCATCCGACCGGCTGCCGTCGGCGTAGACTACGCGTACCCGATACAGCGAGCCGACCACCGGAGCCCCGTCGCCATGAACCGCCGTTCCCTGCCTGCCACGCCGTACACCGGCGCGCCTGCCAGCCGCCACGCCCTGCGCAACACCACTTTCGCCGCCGCATTGGCGTTGGCCGCGGCCAGCGCTGCCCTGCTCCCGGCCCCTGCCCGCGCAACCGACAAGCCCGCTGCTGCGCCTGCAGCGGCAGGCACCTGCCCCGCCTCGCTCAACTTCACCTTCCCGCGCCTGCAGGACGACGCGCCGCAGAACCTGTGCCAGTACGCCGGCAAGGTGGTGCTGGTGGTCAACACCGCCAGCTATTGCGGCTTCACGCCGCAGTACGAAGGGCTGGAGGCGCTCTACGCCAAATACCGCGCGCGTGGGCTGGTGGTGCTGGGCTTCCCGTCCAACGACTTCTCGCAGGAGCCCGGCTCGGAGAAGGAGATCGCGGACTTCTGCTACAACACGTACGGCGTCAAGTTCCCGATGCTTGGCAAGTCGCACGTGCGCGGCGGCGAAGCCAACCCGATGTATGCGCTGCTGGCAAAGCAGACCGGGACCTCCCCCAAGTGGAACTTCTACAAGTACCTGATCGGCCGCGACGGCCAGGTGGTGGCCAGCTACGGCAGCCGCACCAAGCCTGACGACAAGGAGCTGGTGGCAAAGATCGAGTCGCTGCTCGGCGCGCAGCGCTGAGCGCGCTGCGCACGCGGCCAACGCTCAGTCGCGCACCAGTCCCTCCGCCCGCATCGCCTCCTGCACCGCCGGCCGCGCCGCCACGCGCGACAGGTATTGCTGCAGCGCCGGGTATGCGGTCAGCGGCATCATCAGCATGCGGGCCCAGCCCACGATGGTGAAGCAATAGGCGTCGGCGACGGTGAAGGTGTCGCCGGTCAGGAACTGGCGGGTTTGCAGGTGCCGGTCGAGTTCGGCAAAGCGCTGCTGCAGCTTGGCCTTGCAGGCTTCCTGCGTGATCTGCGCAGTTTCCTTGTGCCACAGCCAGGGGCTGAAGACCTTGTGCAGTTCGGTCGAGACCAGCGTCAGCCAGCCGGTCGCTTCCAGCCGTGCGCGCGTGCCGGCGGCGGGCAACAGCGTGCGCTCGGGCACTTGGTCGGCGATGTATTGGAGTAGCGATGCCACTTCGGTGTGGCGCGAGCCGTCGTCGAACTGCAGCAGGGGCACGTAGCCGCGCGGGTTGATGGCGTAGTAGTCGTCGCTGCCATTCTCGGCCTGCACCAGCTTGTGCTGGACCAGGTCGACCTTGGCCAGCGTGACCGGCAGGCCGGCTTCGCGCAGCGCGATATGCACGGCCATCGAGCAGGCGCCCGGAGAGTAGAAGAGCTTCATCGCGATCCTGTTGTGGTTGGCTGGCCGCCACGTCATGCGGCGGCCGTGCAGGCAGTCTAGGATCGCGCCCGCTGTGCGGCAATGCGCGCCCTTGCGGATGCGCCCTGCAAATCTGCACAGCCCCGGTTGGCCCGGCTTAGTCGAGCAGCTTTGCCAGCGCCGGCGTCAGCCCGGCGTTGGGCTTGCGCGGCGGCCGCGCAAAGCTGCCTTGCGTGGCGCTGCCGGCGCGCAGCGCCACCAGCGATTCGCAATGCCGCACCGCGCTCGACACGCCATCCACTACCGGCACCGGCAGGCGCCCCTGCAGCGAGCGCGCCAGCCCCGCCAGCGGGGCTCCGGCTACGATGATCACGTCGGCGCCATCCTGCTCCACCGCCTGCAGGCACAGCTGCTCCAGCCGCGCGGCATGGTCTTCCTGCACGCTGCCGATATCGCGCAGCGGCTCCTGCAGCGAACGCACGCTCGCCAGCCGCGACGACAGGCCGTTGGCCGCCACGCATTCGCGGTACCAGGACTGGATGCGGTGCGAGATCGCGATGATGGAGAAGCGCTGCCCGAG includes the following:
- a CDS encoding Asp/Glu/hydantoin racemase (K01797: E5.1.99.- [EC:5.1.99.-]) — translated: MQLLIVNPNISESVTALIEAEASRTAASTTTLKMATAQFGVAYIETRFEALVGGYATACAAAEHAGQFDGLVVAAFGDPGLAGLKELFDVPVVGMTEAALASACLLGQRFSIIAISHRIQSWYRECVAANGLSSRLASVRSLQEPLRDIGSVQEDHAARLEQLCLQAVEQDGADVIIVAGAPLAGLARSLQGRLPVPVVDGVSSAVRHCESLVALRAGSATQGSFARPPRKPNAGLTPALAKLLD
- a CDS encoding Gst (K00799: GST, gst; glutathione S-transferase [EC:2.5.1.18]), with the protein product MKLFYSPGACSMAVHIALREAGLPVTLAKVDLVQHKLVQAENGSDDYYAINPRGYVPLLQFDDGSRHTEVASLLQYIADQVPERTLLPAAGTRARLEATGWLTLVSTELHKVFSPWLWHKETAQITQEACKAKLQQRFAELDRHLQTRQFLTGDTFTVADAYCFTIVGWARMLMMPLTAYPALQQYLSRVAARPAVQEAMRAEGLVRD